A section of the Mycoplasmopsis synoviae ATCC 25204 genome encodes:
- a CDS encoding DNA methyltransferase gives MVNKRLNLAKDLLNEAGLFFILIDDNQHAYLKVLMDEIFGEENFIASCPRKKHLFRVKTLIKN, from the coding sequence ATGGTCAATAAAAGATTAAATTTAGCAAAAGATTTACTAAATGAAGCAGGGTTATTTTTCATTTTAATTGATGATAATCAACATGCTTATTTAAAAGTTTTAATGGATGAGATATTTGGAGAAGAAAATTTTATCGCTTCTTGTCCTAGAAAAAAACACCTTTTTCGCGTAAAAACGCTGATAAAAAATTAA
- a CDS encoding site-specific DNA-methyltransferase — MELHDYVLIYAKNKNIIKLKKEKRDNPKIHKDENGKYQLTSFKNTWFNENNYPIYYDNKNKTFHSKNNSNNDLKEFLGNWIWKKAKFEKNKNKLWMDEKEKIRIKEYKKEFKKKLWPYSTWLDKYEYQNKPGATELSEILNETKFHYVKPLGLMKWMLNLFINKNTRVLDIFGSHDTFAHAIEELNFKDGGNRSYTIISNNENIAKLAIYKRLYRINNGQNWIEKNDPYKSNLDVFNVKYESTDLNDPKDKNEIVDKVIKMFEAFEIDISDKESSRERIVDNLR, encoded by the coding sequence ATGGAATTGCATGATTATGTCTTAATATACGCAAAAAATAAAAATATAATAAAGCTTAAAAAAGAAAAAAGAGATAATCCAAAAATTCATAAAGATGAAAATGGTAAATATCAACTAACATCATTTAAAAATACGTGATTTAATGAAAATAACTATCCAATTTATTATGACAATAAAAATAAAACATTTCATTCAAAAAACAATTCAAATAATGATTTAAAAGAATTTCTAGGTAATTGAATATGAAAAAAAGCTAAATTTGAAAAAAACAAAAATAAGTTATGGATGGATGAAAAAGAAAAAATTCGAATAAAAGAATACAAAAAAGAATTTAAGAAAAAGCTTTGACCATATTCTACTTGACTAGATAAATATGAGTATCAAAATAAACCAGGCGCAACAGAATTGAGCGAAATTCTAAATGAAACTAAATTCCATTATGTTAAGCCTTTAGGTTTAATGAAATGAATGTTAAATTTATTTATTAATAAAAACACAAGAGTTTTAGACATTTTCGGAAGTCACGATACTTTTGCTCACGCAATTGAAGAATTAAATTTTAAAGATGGCGGAAATAGAAGTTACACAATTATTTCTAATAATGAAAATATAGCTAAATTAGCAATATACAAGCGTCTATATAGAATAAATAACGGACAAAATTGAATAGAAAAGAACGATCCATATAAATCTAATTTGGATGTATTTAACGTTAAATATGAGTCTACTGATTTAAATGATCCAAAAGATAAAAATGAAATTGTAGATAAAGTAATTAAAATGTTTGAAGCTTTTGAAATTGATATTTCAGACAAAGAAAGTTCAAGAGAAAGAATAGTTGATAATTTAAGATAA
- a CDS encoding DEAD/DEAH box helicase family protein, whose protein sequence is MVEYWRKKKSKELIFKAPTGSGKTFMMAQVIDKMISQANIKKLFFIIATP, encoded by the coding sequence ATTGTTGAATACTGAAGAAAAAAGAAATCAAAAGAATTGATCTTTAAAGCGCCAACAGGTAGCGGTAAAACTTTTATGATGGCTCAAGTTATAGATAAAATGATTTCTCAGGCTAACATTAAAAAACTTTTCTTTATCATTGCAACTCCATAA
- a CDS encoding site-specific integrase, with protein sequence MSYKQEKFHNYYKNWIKVYKEGAVRPITLKKYKLTQMWIEKLIPDLEVWQLSRIKYQEILNKYSETHERQTTMDFHHQLKGAILDAVDDGLISIDPTRKAIIKGKSPKHKKIKYLNQFQLQNLIMNLKLDSNINEYWLILLIAKTGIRFSEALALTPKDFDFAKQSININKTWDYKDTNNFSQTKNASSNRSVKIDWQTSTQFAGLIKDLPENKPIFVNGKVYNSTINEILRRVCIKARIPVISIHGLRHTHASLLLFAGVSVASIAKRLGHASMTTTQKTYFHIIRELENKDIDQVMRLLSNLG encoded by the coding sequence ATGTCATATAAACAAGAAAAATTTCACAATTATTATAAAAATTGAATAAAAGTTTATAAAGAAGGTGCCGTTAGGCCTATTACATTAAAGAAATATAAGTTAACTCAAATGTGAATAGAAAAGCTTATTCCGGATTTAGAAGTTTGACAGCTTTCAAGAATAAAATATCAAGAAATTCTTAATAAATATTCTGAAACTCATGAACGTCAAACAACAATGGATTTTCACCATCAATTAAAAGGAGCTATTTTAGATGCTGTAGATGATGGTTTAATTTCTATAGATCCAACAAGAAAAGCTATTATTAAAGGTAAATCTCCAAAACATAAAAAAATAAAGTATTTAAATCAATTTCAACTTCAAAATTTAATAATGAATTTAAAGTTAGATTCAAATATAAATGAATATTGATTAATATTATTAATTGCCAAAACTGGAATTAGATTTTCCGAAGCTTTAGCGTTAACTCCAAAAGATTTTGATTTTGCAAAACAATCTATTAATATTAACAAAACATGAGATTACAAAGACACAAATAATTTTTCTCAAACAAAAAATGCATCTTCAAATAGAAGTGTAAAAATAGATTGACAAACATCAACACAATTTGCAGGCCTTATAAAAGATTTACCAGAAAACAAACCTATATTTGTAAATGGTAAAGTTTATAACTCAACAATTAATGAAATACTAAGAAGGGTTTGCATTAAAGCAAGAATACCAGTTATAAGTATTCATGGTTTAAGACATACACACGCTTCTCTTTTATTGTTTGCTGGAGTTTCTGTAGCCAGCATTGCAAAAAGATTAGGTCACGCAAGTATGACTACAACACAAAAAACATATTTTCACATTATAAGAGAATTAGAAAACAAAGATATTGATCAAGTAATGAGATTGCTTTCTAATTTAGGATAA
- a CDS encoding restriction endonuclease subunit S, with protein MPGEFITDEKIKKHKSAKNKYPVYSSQTLNNGIRGYYEKYSFENAIIYTTRGSAGKFHYKTNKFFCTALSAVLIGDKVHTNFALAEILDKISDKYVVKNTINALDKQNVLKMKFFIPKENEISKINLIINVLNNLITLHRRKEKT; from the coding sequence TTGCCTGGAGAGTTCATAACTGATGAAAAAATAAAAAAACACAAAAGCGCTAAAAACAAATATCCGGTATATTCATCGCAAACATTAAATAATGGCATTAGGGGATATTATGAAAAATACTCGTTTGAAAACGCAATAATTTATACAACAAGAGGGAGTGCAGGAAAATTCCATTACAAAACAAATAAATTTTTTTGTACCGCTCTTTCGGCAGTTTTAATAGGGGATAAAGTTCATACTAACTTTGCACTAGCGGAAATTTTAGACAAAATATCTGACAAATATGTTGTTAAAAATACGATAAATGCATTAGACAAACAAAATGTATTAAAAATGAAGTTTTTTATTCCAAAAGAAAACGAAATTTCAAAAATTAATTTAATTATAAATGTTTTAAACAACCTTATCACCCTTCATCGGCGTAAGGAAAAGACGTAA